A stretch of DNA from Arthrobacter jiangjiafuii:
AGGGCTTTGTCATCAAGGGCAACCTTGGTTCGGGCAAGTACCACGTTCCGGGTTCCACCTGGTACGAGCAGACCGTAGCCGAGTACTGGTTCAACTCCGTCGAAGCAGCCAAGGCTGCCGGCCTGGAGCCTGCTGGCGGAGAATCCCGCCAGAAGTTCCAGGGCTAGAAATCGGTTTCTGACCGATCATGAATATCGCTGGGCGCCCGTCGGCACCGCTAATGTCCAATCCCCGAGCAGATCGGGTACGGGACGTGGCGAAGCTGGCCGGGCGCCCGGCGCGTTTAAAGACCGGCCGCTTTGTGGCCGAAGGACCTCAGGCAGTCCGCGAGGCGCTGTTGAGCCACCGTGCCGATATGCAGGACGGTGGAACCGGCGTCGTACTTGAAGTCTTCGCGACCGAGACCTGCCTGGAACGCCTGCCCGAGCTCGCTGAGCTGGCTAGTGATGTGCCGCTGCGCCTGGCCACCGATGAAGTCATCGGCGCCATGGCCACCACCATCTCCCCGCAGGGCATCGTGGCCGTATGCCGCATTACCGATTTTTCCCTGGAGGATGTGCTCGCGTCCGGAGCCCGGCTGGTGGCCGTGCTGTGCGAGGTCCGCGACCCCGGCAACGCCGGAACGATTCTTCGCGCCGCTGACTCCGCCGGCGCCGACGCCGTCGTCCTCACCACGTCCAGCGTGGACATCCACAATCCCAAGGCTGTGCGCTCCACTGCCGGCTCCCTGTTCCATCTGCCCGTTATCACCGGGGCAGATTTTGACGCCGTTGTCAGCGCTCTCCACGCCCACGGCATTACCGTGCTGGCCGCCGACGGCTACGGCAATGTTGACCTTGACCGGCTGCAGGACGAAAGTGCCGTCCGGCGCCTGGCTCCGGCGCTCTCGGAAGAGGCCGACGACGCCGCCGGCGCCGATGCCCCGGGCCTGGAACCGTCCCAGCCGCGGTTGGAAAACCCCTCCGCCTGGCTCTTCGGCAACGAAGCGCAGGGCCTGGCCGATGCACAGCTGGCCGCTGCGGACTACCGCGTGGCGGTTCCGGTCTACGGCCGCGCCGAGAGTCTCAACGTGGGAACAGCCGCCACCGTGTGCCTGTATGCCTCCGCCCGCGCGCAGAACCGCTAGGCACTCAGCACAACGAAGGTCTCCACCAGCTCTGCCGGCGGCGGCACCAATGCGGTTGTTGCGGCATTGGCCGCCAACCTCACCATTGCAGTCTTTAAGTTCATTGCGTTCGGGCTGACCAGGTCCTCTTCCCTGCTCGCTGAAGCGATCCACTCTCTGGCCGACTCCGGCAACCAGATCCTGCTCCTGATCGGCGGCAGGCGCGCAGGGCGCCAGGCAAGCCCGGAGCATCCCTTCGGTTATGGCCAAGTCCCTGCTGCTGGGCGAATCCGCTACCGCAGACGATGTGCGCAGGATCGAAGAAGCCATCGGCCCCGATGACACCCGCCTTATCCGCCTCAAGACCCTGGCCCCTGGGTCCGGAGGAACTGCTGGTAGCCGCCAAGATTTCCGTGGACTCCTCCGGGACCGGCGACCGGATCGCCGAGGCGATCAACGGTGCCGAGCAGCGGATCCGCGGGGCAGCGCCTATCGCGCGAGTGATTTATCTGGAACCTGATCTGTACGCTCCGCGGCAGGCCGAACAGATTCCGTCGGACCCCGCCGGTCCAGCCAGCCACTAAACAGGGCAACGCCCAGTCCCAGCAGGGCAAGGACCGCACCGACGACGGCGGGGGAACGGTAGCCCCAGCCCCAGGCGATGACCAGCCCGCCCAGCAGTGCGCCCAGGGCGTTGGCCATGTTCAGGGCCGCGTGATTCAGTGACGACGCCAGGGACTGGGCTCCCGGAGACGCATCCAGGAGCCTGGTCTGGAGCGGCGGGACCAGCATGGACCCGATCGCTCCGACCAGGAACACCAGCGCCAGCGCTCCGGCCTTGTACTGCACCAGCCACGCGTAGGCCGCCAGGATGACCACCGTGCCGAACAGGATCCCGTAGATGCTGCCCATGACGTTGCGGTCCGCCAGGCGGCCTCCGGCGATGTTGCCCACGACCTGGCCCACGCCGTAGAGGCCGACGATCAGGGGCAGCAGTGAGGCATCAAAGCCTGACACATTGGTCATAGTGGGGGAGATGTAGGCGTAGACCGCGAAGAACCCGCCGAAGCCCACGGTGCCGACCAGCAGCGCCAGCCAGACCTGGATCCGGCGCAGCGCGCTCAGCTCGCGCCGGATGCTGGCCTCGGGATGGGCAGCCTGGAACGGCACGAACCGGGCCACCATGGCCACGGTAAGCAGCCCGATGACGCCGACCATCACGAACATCCAGCGCCAGCCAGCCTGCTGCCCCAGCCAAGTGGCAAACGGAACGCCCACAACGTTGGCGATACTTAGCCCCAGCATCACCATGGAGATCGCCCGGGCTCGCCGCGTCGGGGCTACCAGGGAAGCGGCGATCACCGCAGCGACGCCGAAGAATGCTCCGTGCGGCAGTCCGGACAGGAACCGGGTTACCAGCAGCCAGTTGTAGTCCGGGGCGAAGAAGGACGACAGGTTGCCCACCGTAAAGAGTGCCATTAGGCCCACTGCCAGCGTTTTGTGCGGCAGGCGTGCACCCAAAGCGGCCAGGACCGGAGCGCCGACCACCACCCCCAGTGCGTAGGCGGAGATGACGTGGCCGCCGGCCGGAACCGAAATGCCCAGATCGTTGACCATTTCCTGCAGCAGGCCCATGATGGCGAATTCCGTGGTGCCGATGGCGAAGCCGCCGACGGCGAGGGCGAAGACCGCCAGTGATGCGCGCCTGGCGGCGAGCGCGGTTGAAGATGACATGCAACTCTTTCAGAACAAGAGCGGGCCCCGGCGGCCTGAGGCCGCGGGTTCCGCGGCGGGGAAGGGCGCTGAAGCGGGTATGGCGCTCGGACCTCAGCGGCGGAAATGCCCTGGTCCGGCGGCGGGGCCGCAACATCGCTGTGGCACCGCAACAGCACTGTCAGGGCCAGTTTAGTGCAGCGCTGCCAGTAGACTCGCTTGAGTGTCTATCCTGAAACTGAAACAGGTTGTCGGGGCCGCGCTGGTGGACAGCCTGGCTGCGCCCACCAAGATGCTTGCCGCCCGCCGGACTGCCCCGGAGGAGTTTGCCGGCATGTGGGAGTTCCCCGGCGGCAAAGTGGAACCCGGGGAAACCTGCGAGGAGGGCCTGCACCGCGAGTTGCAGGAGGAACTCGGCGTCATGGTCAGGCTTGGGGCCGAAATTGCCGGACCGGGGGAGCAGGGCTGGCCGCTGAACGCCCGGGCCGCGATGCGTGTCTGGCTGGCGGAAGTCACGGACGGAACCCCCGCTCCGTTGGAGGATCACGACGAGCTTCGCTGGGTCACGCTGGACGCCGAAGAATTGCATGCCCTGGCGTGGATCCCTGCCGACCTGCCGATTGTCAGCGCCCTGCTCGAGGCCGCCCGCCGGGCCTAGCCGTAACGCTCACGGGTTCCCAACCTCAGTGAAGAGCGGATGCTGCCGTTGTCACGCCGGCCCACGAATACATAGACAGTGGGAACCCCTGCGGGCGCTGGCGTTGATCGTGCCGGGCAAGCCCTTGTGGTGCGGTTCTCCGCATTCCAATGTGGCGGCAATGCCGCTATGGGCGTGTGGGGCCGGCACGGACCCGACACTCGGTGATTGGAGCGGGCACGGACCCGACACTCGGCGATTGGAACCGGCACGGACCCGACACCCGGTGTGTGGAACGGGCACGGACCCGACACTCGGTGATGGAATCCGGTAAGGACCACGAAACTGGGCTGTAGGGCTGTAGGGCTGTGGGGCTGTGGGCTGGCAGAGCCGCCCCGGCTCAGAAGAGCGTATCGGCGCTCAGCTTTCCGGCTGCCGATGCTCCCGATGCTGCAGGTGTAGAGGCATCCCCTCCGGCCTTGGCAGCCGCCTGGCCAGATTCGGCGCCAGCCTTCCGCAGTGGCATGAACTCCGCCTTGGACGTGAAGCCATGCTTCTTCTTGAAGAAGTTCACCCGGCCTGCCAGCCACTGCCGGTACTCCTTGGAGGC
This window harbors:
- a CDS encoding (deoxy)nucleoside triphosphate pyrophosphohydrolase; this encodes MLKLKQVVGAALVDSLAAPTKMLAARRTAPEEFAGMWEFPGGKVEPGETCEEGLHRELQEELGVMVRLGAEIAGPGEQGWPLNARAAMRVWLAEVTDGTPAPLEDHDELRWVTLDAEELHALAWIPADLPIVSALLEAARRA
- a CDS encoding TrmH family RNA methyltransferase, which codes for MNIAGRPSAPLMSNPRADRVRDVAKLAGRPARLKTGRFVAEGPQAVREALLSHRADMQDGGTGVVLEVFATETCLERLPELAELASDVPLRLATDEVIGAMATTISPQGIVAVCRITDFSLEDVLASGARLVAVLCEVRDPGNAGTILRAADSAGADAVVLTTSSVDIHNPKAVRSTAGSLFHLPVITGADFDAVVSALHAHGITVLAADGYGNVDLDRLQDESAVRRLAPALSEEADDAAGADAPGLEPSQPRLENPSAWLFGNEAQGLADAQLAAADYRVAVPVYGRAESLNVGTAATVCLYASARAQNR
- a CDS encoding MFS transporter yields the protein MSSSTALAARRASLAVFALAVGGFAIGTTEFAIMGLLQEMVNDLGISVPAGGHVISAYALGVVVGAPVLAALGARLPHKTLAVGLMALFTVGNLSSFFAPDYNWLLVTRFLSGLPHGAFFGVAAVIAASLVAPTRRARAISMVMLGLSIANVVGVPFATWLGQQAGWRWMFVMVGVIGLLTVAMVARFVPFQAAHPEASIRRELSALRRIQVWLALLVGTVGFGGFFAVYAYISPTMTNVSGFDASLLPLIVGLYGVGQVVGNIAGGRLADRNVMGSIYGILFGTVVILAAYAWLVQYKAGALALVFLVGAIGSMLVPPLQTRLLDASPGAQSLASSLNHAALNMANALGALLGGLVIAWGWGYRSPAVVGAVLALLGLGVALFSGWLDRRGPTESVRPAAERTDQVPDKSLAR